In Gulosibacter molinativorax, a single window of DNA contains:
- a CDS encoding DUF808 domain-containing protein — translation MAGGFVALLDDIAALARAAAATLDDVGVAAAKASSKAAGVVIDDAAVTPQYVDGLKPERELPIIWKIARGSLFNKIVIILPLALLLSAFVPWLLQPILMLGGAFLCFEGAEKIWEKIHGRNVEQEAPAVAKEGEKDEKQITSGAIRTDLILSAEIMVISLNEVINEPFWNRVIILIVVAIGITALVYGAVALLVKVDDFGLSLMQRDSKFSQRFGKGLVNAMPHVMDVISIVGTFAMLWVGGHLILVGADSLGWHAPYELVHTLSAPAAGIAGIGGFLAWLIDTLCSMILGFIVGSIIVLVAHYLPFGHGKDGHGKDGRTEHEKAADAPATGGDSADPDASEASQSSAN, via the coding sequence ATGGCCGGTGGCTTCGTAGCACTCCTCGATGACATTGCTGCCCTCGCGCGTGCCGCGGCCGCGACGCTCGACGATGTCGGGGTAGCCGCGGCGAAAGCATCGAGCAAGGCCGCTGGCGTCGTGATCGACGACGCCGCTGTGACTCCGCAATACGTGGATGGCTTGAAGCCCGAACGGGAGCTCCCGATCATCTGGAAGATCGCGCGTGGCTCGCTCTTCAACAAGATCGTGATCATCCTGCCGCTCGCGCTCCTGTTGAGCGCGTTCGTTCCGTGGCTCCTGCAACCGATCCTCATGTTGGGCGGCGCGTTCCTCTGTTTCGAGGGTGCGGAGAAGATCTGGGAGAAGATCCACGGCCGCAACGTCGAGCAGGAGGCTCCTGCGGTTGCCAAGGAAGGCGAGAAGGACGAGAAGCAGATCACGAGCGGGGCGATTCGCACCGACCTCATCCTGAGTGCCGAGATCATGGTGATCTCGCTCAACGAGGTCATCAACGAGCCGTTCTGGAACCGAGTGATCATCCTGATCGTCGTCGCGATCGGCATCACGGCCCTGGTCTATGGCGCGGTGGCACTCCTCGTGAAAGTCGACGACTTCGGCCTCAGCCTGATGCAGCGCGATTCGAAATTCTCGCAACGCTTCGGCAAGGGGCTCGTCAACGCGATGCCGCACGTGATGGATGTCATCTCAATCGTCGGCACCTTCGCCATGCTGTGGGTAGGTGGTCACCTCATCCTCGTCGGCGCGGATTCCCTCGGCTGGCATGCACCGTACGAACTCGTGCACACGCTTTCCGCGCCCGCCGCGGGGATTGCCGGAATTGGCGGCTTCCTCGCGTGGCTCATCGACACGCTCTGTTCGATGATCCTCGGCTTCATCGTCGGCTCGATCATCGTGCTCGTCGCGCATTACCTGCCATTCGGCCACGGCAAGGATGGGCACGGCAAAGACGGCCGCACCGAGCACGAGAAGGCGGCGGATGCACCGGCCACGGGCGGCGACTCGGCCGATCCTGACGCCAGTGAGGCCTCCCAGTCGAGCGCAAACTGA
- a CDS encoding diaminopimelate dehydrogenase — MTITTAIVGYGNLGRSAETLIKAQPDLELFGIFSRRSELDTNTPVYPVDSINDYADKIDVLYLCLGSATDIPEQAPAFAKNFTTVDTYDNHKRLPAHYATMDAAAKESGNVSIIATGWDPGLFSLNRVIGASVFPEPQQNTFWGRGLSQGHSNAIRGVEGVKYGVQYTIPREDAIEAAKAGNGADIDSKDAHLRQCWIVADEADHDRITETIVNMPDYFVGYKTEVHFIGEEEFLRDHQGLPHGGRVITSGQLGDTKSTVEFVLDLESNPDFTASVLVAYGRAAARLKADGQTGAFTVLEVPPYLLSTKSLDELIAQDL; from the coding sequence ATGACAATCACTACCGCAATCGTCGGCTACGGCAACCTGGGCCGCAGCGCCGAAACCCTGATCAAGGCACAGCCTGACCTTGAACTCTTCGGCATCTTCTCGCGTCGTAGCGAGCTCGACACCAACACCCCGGTCTACCCCGTTGACTCGATCAACGATTACGCCGACAAGATCGATGTCCTCTACCTCTGCCTTGGCAGTGCGACCGATATCCCCGAGCAGGCACCAGCCTTTGCGAAGAACTTCACGACGGTCGACACCTACGACAACCACAAGCGGCTGCCCGCGCACTACGCGACGATGGATGCGGCGGCCAAGGAGTCGGGCAACGTTTCGATCATCGCGACCGGCTGGGACCCGGGCCTCTTCTCGCTCAACCGCGTGATCGGCGCATCCGTGTTCCCCGAACCGCAGCAGAACACGTTCTGGGGCCGCGGCCTCTCGCAGGGTCACTCAAACGCGATTCGAGGCGTCGAGGGCGTCAAGTATGGCGTGCAGTACACGATTCCCCGCGAGGATGCGATCGAGGCCGCAAAGGCCGGCAACGGTGCCGACATCGACAGCAAGGATGCGCACCTGCGCCAGTGCTGGATCGTCGCGGACGAGGCGGACCACGACCGCATCACCGAGACGATCGTGAACATGCCCGACTACTTCGTTGGCTACAAGACTGAAGTGCACTTCATCGGCGAGGAGGAGTTCCTCCGCGACCACCAGGGTCTCCCCCACGGTGGTCGCGTGATCACCTCCGGCCAGCTGGGCGACACGAAGAGCACCGTTGAGTTCGTACTCGACCTCGAGTCGAACCCCGACTTCACCGCATCGGTGCTCGTCGCGTACGGCCGCGCCGCAGCGCGCCTCAAGGCCGACGGCCAGACTGGCGCGTTCACCGTCCTCGAGGTGCCCCCGTACCTGCTGTCGACCAAGTCCCTCGACGAGCTCATCGCGCAGGACCTCTAG
- a CDS encoding patatin-like phospholipase family protein, with the protein MTAQDSALPALEPNITDTALIFEGGGMRASYTSAVVSLLLEQGIYFDWVGGISAGASNTANYLSRDVKRSYESFVEFAADPNFGSMRTWVEGNGLFNAPYIYEQAGVAGAALPYDWDTFRANPAQFAVGAFEMETGKMQYWGRESIDELHDFMLRVRASSSLPVLMPPVELDGKTYVDGALGPTGGFALDAARAAGYTKFFVVMTRSREYIKPPQRVSGLYRRLFRKYPAVINGILHRPHRYNESRAELFELERKGEAYLFTPEHLSVSNSERDVRKLRRSYELGEQQARRELPVMREFLGI; encoded by the coding sequence GTGACCGCCCAAGATTCTGCCCTCCCGGCCCTCGAGCCGAATATCACTGACACCGCGCTCATCTTCGAAGGTGGCGGGATGCGCGCGAGCTACACGTCGGCGGTAGTCTCGTTGCTCCTCGAGCAGGGCATCTATTTCGACTGGGTTGGGGGCATTTCGGCTGGCGCGAGCAACACTGCCAATTATCTTTCCCGCGACGTCAAGCGCAGCTACGAGTCGTTCGTAGAGTTCGCGGCGGACCCGAACTTTGGCAGTATGCGAACGTGGGTCGAGGGCAACGGCCTGTTCAACGCGCCCTATATCTATGAGCAGGCCGGGGTAGCCGGTGCCGCCCTCCCCTACGACTGGGACACGTTTCGCGCGAATCCCGCCCAATTCGCAGTCGGTGCGTTCGAAATGGAAACCGGGAAGATGCAGTACTGGGGGCGCGAGAGCATAGACGAGCTGCACGATTTCATGCTGCGGGTCCGCGCATCCTCGAGCCTGCCGGTGCTCATGCCTCCGGTCGAGCTCGACGGCAAAACCTATGTGGACGGCGCGCTCGGCCCAACCGGCGGATTCGCACTCGATGCGGCGCGTGCCGCCGGATACACGAAGTTCTTTGTCGTGATGACTCGGAGCCGGGAGTACATCAAACCTCCCCAACGCGTCAGCGGTTTGTACAGACGCCTCTTCCGGAAGTATCCCGCCGTGATCAACGGCATCCTGCACCGACCACACCGGTACAACGAGAGCCGCGCCGAACTCTTCGAGCTCGAGCGCAAGGGCGAGGCCTATTTGTTCACGCCGGAGCACCTCAGCGTGTCGAATTCCGAGCGGGATGTGCGAAAGCTTCGCCGCTCATACGAGCTCGGCGAGCAGCAGGCGAGGCGCGAGCTCCCCGTCATGCGCGAGTTCCTCGGCATCTGA
- the malQ gene encoding 4-alpha-glucanotransferase → MSALSATQVLAQLAERYGISASYHDWLGNYVDVAPETLVAVLAALDVDASTDEAAEAALAAVEDRPWRETLPPTTVTRPSRAQEFLVHVPAGSPVTVTVRLEDGAVVDAEQVEHNVAPREVDGASVGEAKFRLPASLPIGWHEIVAVVGSAQTPESAGEGAETAGEDTAERASSHRPARPARRSRRRENEHTATLIVAPDSASSNLDRRAWGIMAQLYQARSADSWGIGDLHNLRALGEWGAEQDADFVLVNPFHAPSVTTPIEPSPYLPTSRRFGDPSLIHIEDLVEELDLQEPEEQRMRELASYGQAMNLVDSIDRDASWLAKREALGICFEAARRGDHERWRVFGEFCETEGESLIDFATWSAMCEQLGGNWRDWPVEFQDPSGPAVDEFRQQHANRIEFYCWVQFALQEQKVRTQDALRTAGMSIGVMNDLAVGVHPSGADAWSLNHSLARGVSVGAPPDAYNQLGQDWSQPPLRPDALEATGYTPLRDMLRKAFVGAGALRIDHILGMFRQWWVPAGMPATQGTYVTFDHEAMIGVLLLEAERAGALVIGEDLGTVSDLTREVMAERHVYGTQIMWFERAEDGSPKRPEDYRVECLASVTTHDLPPTAGYLELAHVDLRERLGLLTRPVEDERADEVATIDAYRALLREQGLIGDEPTTEEVVTALHEYIAGGASQLFQVALADLAGDRRPINQPGTYREYPNWSLPLAGPTGEVRLLEDVLADPYAETLAKASVR, encoded by the coding sequence GTGAGTGCATTGTCGGCCACCCAGGTTCTTGCTCAGCTCGCGGAGCGCTACGGCATCTCCGCGTCCTACCACGACTGGCTCGGGAACTACGTTGACGTAGCCCCCGAGACACTCGTTGCCGTGCTTGCGGCGCTCGATGTGGATGCTTCGACCGATGAGGCGGCCGAAGCCGCGCTCGCCGCGGTCGAGGATCGCCCGTGGCGCGAGACCTTGCCACCGACCACCGTGACCCGGCCGAGTCGAGCGCAGGAATTCCTGGTGCACGTCCCGGCGGGATCGCCAGTCACAGTGACCGTCCGGCTTGAAGACGGCGCCGTCGTCGACGCAGAGCAGGTCGAGCACAACGTGGCCCCGCGGGAGGTTGACGGTGCGAGTGTGGGTGAGGCGAAGTTCCGACTCCCAGCTAGTCTCCCGATCGGCTGGCATGAGATTGTCGCGGTTGTCGGTTCGGCGCAGACCCCCGAGTCAGCGGGCGAAGGCGCCGAAACGGCCGGCGAAGACACCGCAGAACGCGCATCCTCACACCGCCCCGCGCGCCCCGCGCGCCGCTCGCGCCGCCGCGAGAACGAGCACACCGCGACGCTGATCGTCGCGCCCGACTCGGCGAGCTCAAACCTCGACCGCAGGGCGTGGGGAATCATGGCGCAGCTCTACCAGGCTCGCAGCGCCGACTCTTGGGGCATCGGCGACCTCCACAATCTCCGCGCGCTCGGCGAGTGGGGCGCGGAGCAAGACGCCGACTTCGTACTGGTCAACCCGTTCCACGCGCCGTCGGTCACGACCCCGATCGAGCCCTCGCCGTACCTCCCGACGAGCCGTCGCTTCGGCGACCCGAGCCTCATCCACATCGAAGACCTCGTCGAGGAACTCGACCTGCAGGAGCCTGAAGAGCAGCGGATGCGCGAGCTCGCGTCATACGGCCAGGCCATGAATCTCGTGGATTCGATCGACCGTGACGCGAGTTGGCTGGCCAAGCGCGAGGCGCTCGGCATTTGCTTTGAGGCCGCCCGTCGCGGCGATCACGAGCGCTGGCGAGTCTTCGGGGAGTTCTGCGAGACCGAGGGGGAGAGCCTCATCGATTTCGCGACGTGGAGCGCGATGTGCGAGCAGCTCGGCGGCAATTGGCGCGACTGGCCGGTCGAATTCCAGGACCCGAGCGGGCCCGCAGTCGACGAGTTCCGTCAACAGCACGCCAACCGCATCGAGTTTTACTGTTGGGTGCAGTTTGCACTCCAGGAGCAGAAGGTTCGCACGCAGGATGCGCTGCGGACCGCGGGCATGTCGATCGGCGTCATGAACGACCTCGCGGTCGGCGTGCATCCCTCGGGCGCTGACGCGTGGTCGCTGAATCATTCGCTCGCGCGCGGCGTCTCGGTCGGCGCGCCGCCGGACGCATATAACCAGCTTGGACAGGATTGGTCGCAGCCGCCGCTGCGCCCGGATGCGCTCGAGGCCACCGGCTACACTCCGTTGCGCGACATGCTCCGCAAGGCCTTTGTGGGAGCCGGTGCGCTTCGCATTGACCACATCCTCGGCATGTTCCGACAGTGGTGGGTGCCGGCGGGGATGCCCGCGACGCAGGGTACCTACGTCACGTTCGATCACGAGGCCATGATCGGGGTGCTGCTGCTCGAGGCCGAGCGCGCTGGCGCGCTCGTAATCGGCGAGGACCTCGGCACGGTGTCTGACCTGACCCGCGAGGTCATGGCAGAGCGGCACGTCTACGGCACGCAGATCATGTGGTTCGAGCGCGCGGAAGATGGCTCGCCCAAGCGTCCCGAGGATTACCGCGTCGAATGCCTGGCCTCGGTGACGACGCACGACCTCCCACCGACGGCTGGGTACCTCGAGCTCGCGCACGTCGACCTGCGTGAGCGGCTCGGGCTGCTCACCCGACCGGTCGAGGATGAGCGAGCGGACGAAGTCGCGACGATCGATGCCTACCGCGCGCTCCTGCGCGAGCAAGGTCTCATCGGCGATGAGCCGACGACCGAGGAGGTCGTCACTGCGCTGCACGAGTACATTGCGGGCGGCGCCTCGCAGCTCTTTCAGGTGGCCCTAGCCGATCTCGCGGGGGACCGGCGCCCGATCAATCAGCCGGGAACCTACCGGGAGTACCCCAACTGGAGCCTGCCGCTCGCGGGGCCGACCGGCGAGGTGCGCCTCCTCGAGGATGTCCTCGCGGACCCGTACGCCGAAACCCTCGCGAAGGCCTCCGTCCGCTAG
- a CDS encoding MFS transporter: protein MTSAAEQTPVLTRSERLDRLKPNREHSKLLWGSGVGWALDAMDVGLISFVIAALSAQQLVTATEASWIASIGFVGMALGATFGGLIADKIGRRQVFALTLLIYGLATGASALSTSVAMLMAFRFIVGLGLGAELPVASTLVSEFAPRKIRGRMVVWLEAFWAVGWILAALIGTFVVPVSEDGWRWALALGTVPAVYALVVRLGLPESVRFLESKGREDEAEAAVRKFEAAGPIDLTVQPATTHDASEDAPSIWSKGMRRRTTGLWIVWFCINLSYYGAFIWIPSLLVEAGFPLVKSFQFTLIITLAQLPGYAAAAWLIEVWGRRGTLAVFLIGSAFAAALYGYSGIAGQEWLIILAGCLLSFFNLGAWGALYAIGPELYPTNIRGTGAGAAAGFGRIASIIAPLLVPVLITAGGGGTVLVFTVFAIAFAIAAGAAFLLPEQKGKALAD from the coding sequence GTGACTTCAGCGGCTGAACAGACCCCGGTCCTCACCCGATCCGAACGACTCGATCGGCTCAAGCCCAACCGAGAGCACAGCAAATTGCTGTGGGGTTCCGGAGTCGGCTGGGCCCTTGACGCGATGGACGTCGGGCTCATCTCGTTCGTCATCGCGGCACTCAGCGCCCAGCAGCTCGTCACCGCGACCGAAGCGAGCTGGATCGCATCCATTGGCTTCGTGGGAATGGCGCTCGGCGCGACCTTCGGCGGCCTCATCGCCGACAAGATCGGCCGCCGCCAGGTCTTTGCGCTGACCCTACTCATCTACGGGCTGGCGACCGGCGCATCGGCGCTGTCGACGTCGGTCGCGATGCTCATGGCCTTCCGGTTCATCGTCGGCCTCGGCCTCGGTGCCGAGCTCCCAGTTGCCTCGACGCTGGTGAGTGAATTCGCGCCGCGCAAGATTCGCGGACGCATGGTCGTGTGGCTTGAGGCGTTCTGGGCGGTCGGCTGGATTCTTGCCGCGCTGATCGGCACGTTCGTCGTTCCCGTGAGCGAGGACGGCTGGCGCTGGGCCCTCGCGCTCGGTACGGTGCCGGCGGTATACGCCCTGGTCGTGCGCCTCGGCCTTCCCGAGTCCGTGCGTTTCCTTGAATCGAAGGGGCGCGAGGACGAGGCCGAGGCCGCGGTACGCAAGTTCGAGGCCGCGGGGCCGATCGATCTTACGGTGCAGCCAGCAACCACGCACGATGCGAGCGAGGATGCGCCATCGATCTGGTCGAAGGGGATGCGGAGGCGCACGACCGGCCTGTGGATCGTGTGGTTCTGCATCAACCTCAGCTACTACGGCGCGTTCATTTGGATTCCGAGCCTGCTCGTCGAGGCCGGATTCCCGCTCGTGAAGTCGTTCCAATTCACGCTCATCATCACGCTCGCGCAGCTGCCCGGATACGCCGCCGCCGCGTGGCTCATCGAGGTTTGGGGACGCCGTGGCACACTCGCGGTCTTCCTCATCGGTTCGGCGTTTGCGGCCGCACTCTATGGCTACTCCGGGATCGCGGGGCAGGAGTGGCTCATTATCCTCGCGGGCTGCCTGCTTTCGTTCTTCAACCTCGGGGCCTGGGGCGCGCTCTACGCGATCGGTCCGGAGCTTTACCCGACGAACATTCGCGGCACGGGTGCCGGAGCCGCAGCAGGCTTCGGTCGGATCGCGTCGATTATCGCGCCGCTGCTCGTGCCGGTGCTCATCACCGCGGGCGGTGGCGGAACGGTGCTCGTGTTTACCGTCTTCGCGATCGCGTTCGCAATCGCTGCCGGTGCCGCGTTCCTCCTGCCCGAACAAAAGGGCAAAGCTCTCGCGGATTAG
- a CDS encoding dodecin yields MSNHTYQITEVVGSSSDGTDQAIKNALERVAQTVRNLEWFEMVSTRGVIDDSGQVEHFQVTLRVGFKVEDAS; encoded by the coding sequence ATGTCCAACCACACATATCAAATTACAGAGGTCGTCGGTTCCTCCTCGGATGGCACCGACCAAGCGATCAAGAACGCACTCGAACGAGTCGCGCAGACTGTTCGCAACCTGGAATGGTTCGAGATGGTCTCGACTCGCGGCGTCATCGATGACTCCGGCCAAGTCGAGCACTTCCAGGTCACGCTGCGGGTCGGCTTCAAGGTCGAAGACGCGAGCTAG
- the typA gene encoding translational GTPase TypA: MTNPSLARRSDLRNVAIVAHVDHGKTTLVDAMLKQTGTFGDHSQHADEERVMDSNDLEREKGITILAKNTAIRYDGEHATDGPITINVIDTPGHADFGGEVERALSMVDGVVLLVDSSEGPLPQTRFVLRKALEALMPVVLLVNKTDRPDARIDEVVGEAQDLLLGLAGDLAEDVPDLDIDSLLDLPVLYASGRAGAASTNKPANGELPDNDNLEPLFKAILDHIPAPKYDPEAPLQAHVTNLDSSPFLGRLALLRVHNGTLKKGETVAWVHEGETTNLRITELLETKGLERVQTDQARPGDIVAIAGIEDITIGDTIADPNDIRPLPTITIDEPAISMTLGPNSSPLVGKVKGHKLTARMVKDRLDRELIGNVSIRVNDIGRPDAWEVQGRGELQLSVLIENMRREGFELTAGKPQVVTKMIDGQKHEPYENTTIDVPEEFLGAITQLMAARKARLDGMENHGSGWVRMEYTVPSRGLIGFRSEFMTLTRGTGIVNSLAAGYEPWAGQITTRVNGSIVADRSGTATPFAMIGLQERMSFFVSPGDEVYEGMVIGENTRADDMDVNVTKEKKLTNMRAASSDEFEKLTPPRLLTLEEALEFARDDECVEVTPEVVRIRKLQLDATTRGREASRRKREG, encoded by the coding sequence ATGACCAACCCCTCGCTCGCCCGTCGCTCCGACCTCCGCAACGTAGCAATTGTTGCTCACGTAGACCACGGCAAAACCACGCTCGTGGACGCCATGCTGAAGCAGACTGGCACCTTCGGCGACCATTCCCAGCACGCCGATGAAGAGCGAGTCATGGACTCCAACGACCTCGAGCGCGAAAAGGGCATCACGATCCTTGCCAAGAACACGGCGATTCGCTATGACGGCGAACACGCGACCGACGGTCCGATCACCATCAACGTGATCGACACCCCGGGCCACGCCGACTTCGGTGGCGAGGTCGAGCGTGCGCTGTCGATGGTGGATGGCGTTGTGCTGCTCGTGGACTCCTCCGAGGGTCCGCTGCCGCAGACTCGCTTCGTGCTTCGCAAGGCACTCGAGGCGCTCATGCCCGTCGTGCTGCTCGTGAACAAGACCGACCGTCCCGACGCTCGAATCGACGAGGTCGTTGGCGAGGCGCAGGACCTCCTGCTCGGCCTCGCGGGTGACCTCGCAGAGGACGTCCCGGACCTCGACATCGACTCGCTGCTCGACCTGCCGGTGCTGTACGCATCCGGCCGTGCAGGTGCCGCATCCACCAACAAGCCCGCCAACGGCGAGCTGCCGGACAACGACAACCTCGAGCCGCTCTTCAAGGCGATCCTCGACCACATCCCGGCACCGAAGTACGACCCCGAGGCACCGCTGCAGGCGCACGTCACGAACCTCGACTCGTCGCCGTTCCTCGGCCGACTCGCGCTCCTGCGCGTGCACAACGGCACGCTCAAGAAGGGCGAGACCGTCGCGTGGGTCCACGAGGGCGAGACCACGAACCTCCGCATCACCGAGCTGCTCGAGACCAAGGGCCTCGAGCGCGTGCAGACCGACCAGGCTCGCCCGGGTGACATCGTCGCGATCGCGGGTATCGAGGACATCACCATCGGTGACACGATCGCTGACCCGAACGACATTCGTCCGCTGCCGACCATCACGATCGACGAGCCCGCGATCTCGATGACGCTCGGCCCGAACTCCTCGCCCCTGGTCGGCAAGGTCAAGGGACACAAGCTCACCGCGCGCATGGTGAAGGACCGCCTTGACCGCGAGCTCATCGGTAACGTCTCGATCCGCGTGAACGACATTGGTCGCCCGGATGCGTGGGAAGTCCAGGGCCGTGGCGAGCTGCAGCTCTCGGTGCTCATTGAGAACATGCGCCGCGAGGGCTTCGAACTCACCGCGGGCAAGCCGCAGGTGGTCACGAAGATGATCGACGGCCAGAAGCACGAGCCGTACGAGAACACCACGATCGACGTCCCGGAGGAATTCCTGGGCGCGATCACGCAGCTCATGGCGGCCCGCAAGGCACGCCTCGACGGCATGGAGAACCACGGCTCGGGCTGGGTGCGCATGGAGTACACCGTTCCATCGCGTGGCCTCATCGGTTTCCGCAGCGAGTTCATGACGCTGACTCGCGGTACTGGCATCGTCAACTCGCTGGCCGCTGGCTACGAGCCTTGGGCTGGCCAGATCACGACCCGCGTGAACGGCTCGATTGTGGCCGACCGCTCGGGCACCGCGACGCCGTTCGCGATGATTGGTCTGCAGGAGCGCATGTCCTTCTTCGTCTCGCCCGGCGACGAGGTGTATGAGGGCATGGTCATCGGCGAGAACACGCGTGCCGACGACATGGATGTGAACGTCACCAAGGAGAAGAAGCTCACGAACATGCGTGCGGCTTCGTC
- a CDS encoding QcrA and Rieske domain-containing protein yields the protein MIEQLPSDTVPSTSAGSREDPTGPSRRVFIRSAALIGGGTAAAFLLSACSSGSQDAGETAAPVAEPVTLPAAEVPVGGGVVIKASEVVVTQPTEGQFLAFTAICTHQGCVLTDVQDRGAHCGCHGSYYDISTGEPVAGPAQEPLTSIPVAVSGDTLTIG from the coding sequence ATGATTGAGCAATTGCCTTCGGACACGGTGCCATCCACTTCGGCAGGTAGCCGAGAGGACCCCACGGGCCCGAGCCGGCGCGTATTCATCCGCAGTGCGGCACTGATCGGAGGCGGTACCGCCGCCGCGTTCCTGCTGAGCGCGTGCAGCAGCGGTAGCCAGGACGCGGGCGAGACCGCAGCACCGGTCGCCGAGCCGGTGACGTTGCCCGCGGCCGAGGTTCCCGTTGGTGGGGGAGTCGTGATCAAGGCGAGCGAGGTCGTTGTGACACAACCGACGGAAGGGCAGTTCCTCGCCTTCACCGCGATCTGCACGCACCAAGGATGCGTGCTCACCGACGTGCAGGATCGTGGCGCGCACTGCGGCTGCCACGGAAGCTACTACGACATTTCGACGGGAGAGCCGGTTGCGGGACCGGCGCAGGAACCCCTCACGAGTATTCCGGTCGCGGTTTCCGGCGACACACTCACGATCGGCTAG
- the tpx gene encoding thiol peroxidase — translation MANIITSGISVTTSGELPEVGSDAPNFTNVDNNLGDVSLENYRGKRVVLNIFPSIDTGVCATSVRQFNELAADLDNTVVVGVSKDLPFALGRFCGAEGIENVVTTSAFRSSFGEDYGVIQQDGPLAGLLARSVVVIDEDGKVLYTEQVPVTGQEPNYEAALDALNDLEEARS, via the coding sequence ATGGCAAACATCATCACCAGTGGCATTTCAGTTACGACCTCCGGCGAGCTCCCCGAAGTTGGCAGCGACGCACCGAACTTCACCAACGTGGATAACAACTTGGGCGACGTCTCCCTCGAGAATTACCGAGGTAAGCGAGTTGTCCTCAACATTTTCCCGTCGATCGACACCGGCGTCTGCGCGACTTCGGTGCGCCAGTTCAACGAACTCGCCGCGGACCTCGACAACACCGTCGTCGTCGGCGTCTCGAAGGACCTCCCGTTCGCGCTCGGACGCTTCTGCGGCGCCGAAGGCATTGAGAACGTGGTCACGACCTCGGCCTTTCGCTCGAGCTTCGGCGAGGACTACGGCGTGATTCAGCAGGATGGTCCGCTCGCGGGACTCCTGGCACGAAGCGTCGTCGTAATCGACGAGGACGGGAAGGTTCTGTACACGGAGCAGGTTCCCGTGACCGGTCAGGAGCCGAACTACGAGGCCGCGCTTGACGCATTGAACGACCTCGAAGAGGCGCGTTCCTAG
- a CDS encoding CPBP family intramembrane glutamic endopeptidase, with protein MRLRWEIWLVLGLSLLPSALTAIVRLLELAAQPTPLGDSSSALNPSASEFPVFDVAYRLISIGSTLVPVALVIWLLWSRHESGFRRIGLDAHWPGDRFGPLRDFGGGLLLAAGIGIPGLALYAVSRAMGLTVQVVAGDTSMAWWTVGLLVLSALRAALLEEVVVVGYLATRLHTLGWGRWSIILASAVLRGSYHLYQGVPMAFGNVVMGIVYAYVFTRKRRDGKRPRVMPLVIAHFLLDVVSFLGYPLAAQWWPGLF; from the coding sequence GTGCGTTTGCGCTGGGAAATCTGGCTCGTGCTCGGGCTCTCACTCCTCCCTTCAGCGCTCACCGCAATCGTTCGACTCCTCGAACTTGCCGCCCAGCCGACGCCGCTCGGCGATTCTTCCTCTGCGCTGAACCCGAGCGCATCCGAATTCCCCGTGTTCGATGTGGCATACCGCCTCATCAGCATCGGCAGTACGCTCGTACCCGTCGCGCTCGTGATCTGGCTGCTGTGGTCGCGACACGAGTCCGGCTTCCGCCGCATCGGGTTGGATGCGCACTGGCCGGGCGACCGGTTCGGCCCGCTTCGCGATTTCGGCGGCGGCCTGCTGCTCGCAGCCGGGATCGGCATTCCAGGGCTCGCGCTCTACGCAGTCTCCCGCGCGATGGGCCTTACCGTGCAGGTAGTCGCGGGCGATACGTCGATGGCGTGGTGGACGGTCGGGCTGCTCGTGCTGTCGGCGCTGCGGGCCGCGCTCCTCGAGGAGGTCGTGGTCGTGGGCTACCTCGCCACGCGGCTACACACTCTGGGCTGGGGCCGGTGGTCGATCATCCTCGCCTCGGCAGTACTGCGCGGCTCGTATCACCTATACCAGGGCGTGCCAATGGCGTTCGGCAACGTCGTGATGGGCATCGTCTACGCGTACGTCTTCACGCGCAAGCGGCGCGACGGCAAGCGCCCTCGCGTCATGCCGCTCGTGATCGCGCACTTCCTGCTCGACGTCGTGTCTTTCCTTGGGTACCCCCTGGCCGCCCAGTGGTGGCCAGGGTTGTTCTAG